The following are encoded together in the Neomonachus schauinslandi chromosome X, ASM220157v2, whole genome shotgun sequence genome:
- the TMEM35A gene encoding novel acetylcholine receptor chaperone gives MASPRTITVVALSVALGLFFVFMGTIKLTPRLSKDAYTEMKRAYKSYVRALPLLKKMGINSILLRKSIGALEVACGIVMTLVPGRPKDVANFFLLLLVLAVLFFHQLVGDPLKRYAHALVFGILLTCRLLIARKPEDRSSEKKPLPPPGQAGNAGNAEEQPSLYEKAPQGKMKLS, from the exons ATGGCATCCCCCAGAACCATAACTGTCGTGGCCCTCTCAGTGGCCCTGGGactcttctttgttttcatggGAACTATCAAGTTGACCCCCAGGCTCAGCAAGGATGCCTACACTGAGATG AAACGTGCTTACAAGAGCTATGTCCGAGCCCTCCCTCTGCTGAAGAAAATGGGGATCAATTCCATTCTCCTCCGCAAAAGCATTGGTGCTCTTGAGGTGGCCTGTGGCATTGTCATGACCCTTGTGCCTGGGCGTCCCAAAGATGTGGCCAACTTCTTCCTACTCTTGCTGGTGTTGGCTGTGCTCTTCTTCCATCAACTAGTCGGTGATCCTCTCAAACGCTACGCCCATGCTCTGGTGTTTGGAATCCTGCTCACCTGCCGCCTGCTGATTGCCCGCAAGCCTGAAGACCGGTCTTCTGAGAAGAAGCCCTTGCCACCACCAGGGCAAGCAGGGAATGCCGGGAACGCGGAGGAGCAGCCCTCTTTATATGAGAAGGCCCCTCAGGGCAAAATGAAGTTGTCATAG